From the Chlamydiota bacterium genome, the window GCCTTTTGCCGATGGTCTGATGATTTAGGGGATGAGATCTCAGATTCCCAAAAATCCTTTGAACTTTTGGATCTGTGGTCTCAAGAACTAAGGACCTGCCTGGGAGGGAAGCCACAACATCCTGTGATGATCGCTCTTCAGGAAACCATGACTCAACATCACCTCCCCATTGAACCCTTTCAAGATTTGATCAAGGCATTCAAAATGGATCAAGTGGTCCATCGCTATAAAAATCTTGAGGAACTTCTTTATTACTGTCGTTATTCTGCCAATCCTGTTGGAAGAATTTTTCTCATGCTCTTTGGTTATCGAGATGAAGAGCGCTTCGCACTTTCAGACGCAACATGTACAGCTCTTCAACTTGCCAATTTTTGGCAGGATGTCGCCGTGGATCTTTCCAAAGGACGGATTTATATCCCACTGGAAGACATGTATCACTTTAGTTATTCTGAGAAAGAATGTCTCGAAAAAAAATTTAATCCTTCGTTTGTCGAACTCATGAAATTTGAGATTGAAAGGACTCGCAAACTTTTTTCTCAGGGATTGCCACTCGTTACAAAAATTAAAGGCCGCCTTCAACTCGATATCGAGCTTTTTAGTCGAGGAGGACTTGAAATTTTAAAAGGGATCGAAAAAAACAACTATAACGTTTTCCAAAATCGACCCGTCTTATCCAAACATCATAAAATCCGATTAGGGATGAGTACCACTTTACACTTTTTGAAAAGAAATTTTTTCGTAACAATTTAGCTGCCATACTCCCTCGAGGGAACTGAGGCGGTTTTTGATGGGGCGTTGAAGTCGTTCACGAGCATGGTACCTCGACGAATAGTCGAGGTGAGTGAACGACTTCGCCGAGCTCGTTGCGATCGCTGGTCGGAACGAGCGTCCCCGACAAAAACTACCTCGGTTCCCGGGGCTAAATTATTAAATTTGTTCTCTTAAAATATGAATATTGCAGAGTCTTATCGTTACTGTTCTTCTATGGCCCGATCTCAAGCAAAGAATTTTTACACTTCTTTTCTCTTTCTACCTCGTGAAAAAAGAAACGCCATCTCTTCTGTTTATGCCTTTATGAGGGCCTGTGATGACATTACAGACAATGGTCAATCGAACGAATTTAGGAAAAAATCTCTTCATCAATGGAAAGAAAAAGTGAAAAAATTTCTTGAGGAAGGAGACTTAAACCATCCTATTTTTCCTAGCCTTCAGGATACAATCCATCAATTTAAAATTCCTCATTCTTATTTTTATGAAATTCTGGAAGGAGTTCAAATGGATCTTGAACCCATTCGATTCTCACGATTTACAGAGCTTTATCCCTATTGTTACAAGGTGGCATCCGTCGTGGGACTCATTTGCCTCTATATTTTTAGATTTAAAGAAGCCTCTACCCTCGAGCACGGTGAAGCCTGTGGCATTGCCTTTCAGCTCACAAATATTTTACGAGATTTGAAAGAAGATGCCGAAATGGGTCGCATTTATCTTCCCCAAGAAGATATGACAAAATTTAAATACAGTGAAAATGATTTAATCCATTTTAAGATCAATGAAAATTTTATAGCGTTGATGAAGTTTGAATCTGAGCGGGCTGAAAGTTTTTATCAAAAAGCGGCTGTCCTTCCAGAAAGAATTGATCCGGATAGCCAACGAGCGATCAAAGTGATGATTGGAATTTATCATGGCATCCTCAAAAAAATACAGGCGAAGAACTATGATGTTCTTTCAGAAAGAATTCGCTTAAGTTTTTGGGAGAAGGTAAAAATTGTTATTTCAAATCTTTAAAAAATGAATCCAACTCAAACAGTTACCGTGATTGGAGGAGGTCTTTCAGGACTATCTACAGCTACCCGTTTGGCTGAAAAAGGCCTCCGTGTAAGCGTTTTCGAAAAGAGAAATACGCTGGGGGGAAGGGCGTCTTCAACCTGGGATCCCGAAACCCATGAGCTGATCGATAATTGCCAGCATGTTCTTTTGTCCTCCTCTACTCAGCTTATTGATTTTTACAGGCGCCTACAAATAGAATCCAAAATTACTTTTCACGACGAATTTCTTTTTATTGAGCCCGGCGGACAAACATCCAAACTCACCCCATCAAAATGGCCTTTTCCTTTTCATCTCCTTCCTTCTTTTTTTAACTTAAAATTTTTAGCACCCAAGGATAAATGGGCTATTTTAAAAGCCCTGATCCTGATGGCCTTCACTTCAAAACGTCAGCTTACTTACCTCCATTCGATTTCATTTTTAGACTGGTTGAAACAGCATCATCAAACGAATCTTGCCATCGAAAGGTTTTGGAGAGTGATTGTCGTCAGCGCTCTTAACGAAGATCTTAAACGCGTTTCAGCTTATTATGCCTTCAAAATTTTTAGAGAAACTTTCCTTAAAAATAAAACAGGACATCAAATGGGCATTCCAAATGTGCCTCTTTCTGAAATTTATTCAAAACCCGTCATTGAATATTTAGAAAGGTGTCATGGAAAGGTTTTTTTTCAGAAAAAAGCGGAAAAAATTAATATTGAAAACAATCGTGTTAAAGAAATCATCTTTAAAGATGGTTCCGTCGTTCAAAGTGATTTTTATGTTTTAGCCTTACCCTTTTATGAGCTGCTTGAGATTTTACCTCGACAAGTGATTGAACAAAATAACCTAGATCCACTTCGCAATTTAGAATCTTCTCCCATCACGGGAATCCATCTCTTTTTTGAGGAACCCATCACTGAGATTGAATCTGCCATGCTACTGGATCGAAAAATCCAATGGGTTTTTAATAAGACTAGAAATTTTAAGAAATGGGTAGGGAAGGGACAATATCTTCAACTCGTGATCAGTGCTTCTCGGGAATTTATTCCCCTGTCAAAAAAAGAAGTTCTGGAGCTAGTCATGAAAGAATTAGAAGAGTTTTTTCCAAAGGCGCGAAAAGTTAAATTAAAAAGAGCGATTGTCTTTAAAGAGCTTTATGCTACCTTTTCTCCGACCCCCCAATGTGATACCTTTCGACCTGAGCAAAAAACAAAAATCGCAAATCTTTGGATGGTTGGAGACTGGACTAAAACAGACTGGCCTGCGACCATGGAAAGTGCGGTCCTCAGCGGAAACCTTGCAGCGGAAGATATGATGAATTTGTAGTCGCCCCATTTATGGGGCCGTGCCCCTTGCATAAATCTGCCCGATGAATCGGGCGACTACAACGACATGGGTGAGAAAATCAAGTGCATATGTCTGTTTAAGATATTTGAATGTCGATCATAAAGTCAGAACCAGCTCCTTCACAACACCCGCCAAGCGTCGCATCGCTCTTCGAGTCGTCAGAACCACTTGAATGAGATAGAAAACTTTCAAGGGGTGTCTCATAAGCTCTTGAAAAATAGCCCTCTTACAAATTGAACCCTCTGAATTAAACCAATGACTGAAATCAATTTTAATATCGTGAGACACCGCATCAGAAATAACCCTTAGATTAAGAAAAGGGATGTTTTTTTTCTTGGCTGAGTCTACGATCCATGCAGATTCCATATCGACAGCAAGCGCTCCAAAGCGCTCCCCCAGCATTTTCTTCTCGGAGGCCTGATCGATGATTTTGAGGGCCGTAACCTGAGGGCCTAAATGTATTTCGGATAAAAATGGATCGATTGAAGAACGAAGACCCTTCCAACATTCTTCAATCGGATACTCAGCCTCAGGTTCAAGCGATGAGGATGTCCCCCAAACAAGAATTTTACTGGAAAGAACGATGTGACCTAATTCAAGACGTGGATCCAGCCCTCCCGTATAGCCACAGGAGAAGATCAGATCAGGCAAAGGATATTGCACAAATTTTTCACAGGCTCGCTCGGTATTTTCTCTCCCCATTCCGGTCACGACCAATCGGATCGAATGAGAAGAAAGCTCACCCTCATAAATCACAGGCTCTGAAGATGACCCCAAGGCCAGTGTTTTAATCAGAGGCTTCGCCTCTTCTTTTAAAGCGCAAAAAATTAAGATACGCATAGGACACTCTAAAAAGAGCTAGAGGCTAGAGGCTAGAAAAAGCTCTGCTTCTTGATTTTCGTCTAGCTTCCAGCCTCTAGCTTCTAGCTGTCTCCTTCAATCTCGCATAATAGGCCAAAGCAAAAAGAGGAAAATAAATTTTATAATATTCATATTTAATATAAAACACCCTCGGAAAGCCTGTCCCTGTGAAAGGAATTTCATCCCATGAACTATCCTTCTTCTGGGTTTTTAAAAGGTAGGTAATCCCCTGCTGAACATTTTGACTGGTTGTATCCCCAGATGCAAATAACCCCATCAAGGCCCATGCCGTTTGACTGGGGGTACTGGGCCCCTTTGCCTTCTGAGATGGATCATCATAAGACAAACAACTCTCTCCCCATCCCCCGTCTTGATTCTGGACGGAGCGTAGCCACTCGGCTGCCTTTTGATAAAGAGGATTTGTCATGTCTTCTCCAATACAATTCAAACCCTTCAAAACCTGCCACGTCCCATAGATATAATTAACCCCCCAGCGCCCATACCAGGAACCATCCGATTCCTGCTCTCCCTTTAAATATTTAATGGCTTTGGCACATTGCGTATTTTTTTTATCCCAACTGAAAGCACTGAACATTTCTAAAACCCGGCCCGTAATATCAGCAGAACTGGGATCCAACATCGCATTATGATCTGCAAAGGGAATTTTTGTAAAAATCATTCGGTCATTGTCCCGGTCAAAAGAACCCCAACCCCCATCTTGATTCTGCATAGACTTTACCCAGAGCAGTCCACGTCTCATGGCTGATTCAATTTCTACAATCAGATCCTGAGGCCAACTTGCCGCTTGATCATGTAATCTCTTCAAGGCTAAAAGAACGATAATCGTATCATCAACATCCGGATAAAATTCATTTTGAAATTCAAAATACCATCCCCCAGGCATTATCTTCGGATTCTTCACTTTCCAATCCCCCGAATGTTTAACCTCTTTATCCAAAAGCCACTGAGCCGCTTTCTTTAAAGAAGGATGCCCCGGATCCATTTTAGATTCTGTTAGGCTGACCAATGAAAGACCGGTATCCCAAACAGGAGAAAAACAAGGTTGAAGCCAAATCATATCTCCTTCAACCACTTCAAGCTCTTCAAGCTGCTGAAGCGCCCGCTTGACTAAGTGATGGTGGCGGTCATATCCCAATACACTTAAAGCAAAAACAGAGTTCACCATGGCAGGATAAATGGCTGCAAGACCATCACTCATTTGAAGACGTTCCAACATCCAGGAAGCTGCTTTTTTAACAACTAACTTTCTAAAAGGTTTAACAGGGCTTTTCTCATACCCTTTAAGAATTTGGTCAATCAACAAAAAGAAATTTTTCCAGTTAAAAATATTCTCTTTTGAAAAATGAATTTTCTTGGGGCGTTTTGCTCCCTCAAAAAGCTCATCAATTCCTCGTCCTGGAAGAACAGGTCTCACAGGTCTTACTGCACTCATAATAGAAAGAGGAATCACAATCGCCCGAGACCAGGAGGAAATTTCATAAATATTAAAATAAAACCAATTCGGGAAAAGAACAATCTCAGGAGGAATCACTGGAACGGCAGACCAGTTATACTCTCCA encodes:
- a CDS encoding squalene/phytoene synthase family protein yields the protein MNIAESYRYCSSMARSQAKNFYTSFLFLPREKRNAISSVYAFMRACDDITDNGQSNEFRKKSLHQWKEKVKKFLEEGDLNHPIFPSLQDTIHQFKIPHSYFYEILEGVQMDLEPIRFSRFTELYPYCYKVASVVGLICLYIFRFKEASTLEHGEACGIAFQLTNILRDLKEDAEMGRIYLPQEDMTKFKYSENDLIHFKINENFIALMKFESERAESFYQKAAVLPERIDPDSQRAIKVMIGIYHGILKKIQAKNYDVLSERIRLSFWEKVKIVISNL
- the hpnC gene encoding squalene synthase HpnC, whose protein sequence is MNPSPIFLNTSLGVDDSHKTFSLDEAFQYCEKMARSHYENFTVGSYLIPKKMRPHLYAIYAFCRWSDDLGDEISDSQKSFELLDLWSQELRTCLGGKPQHPVMIALQETMTQHHLPIEPFQDLIKAFKMDQVVHRYKNLEELLYYCRYSANPVGRIFLMLFGYRDEERFALSDATCTALQLANFWQDVAVDLSKGRIYIPLEDMYHFSYSEKECLEKKFNPSFVELMKFEIERTRKLFSQGLPLVTKIKGRLQLDIELFSRGGLEILKGIEKNNYNVFQNRPVLSKHHKIRLGMSTTLHFLKRNFFVTI
- a CDS encoding FAD-dependent oxidoreductase, which gives rise to MNPTQTVTVIGGGLSGLSTATRLAEKGLRVSVFEKRNTLGGRASSTWDPETHELIDNCQHVLLSSSTQLIDFYRRLQIESKITFHDEFLFIEPGGQTSKLTPSKWPFPFHLLPSFFNLKFLAPKDKWAILKALILMAFTSKRQLTYLHSISFLDWLKQHHQTNLAIERFWRVIVVSALNEDLKRVSAYYAFKIFRETFLKNKTGHQMGIPNVPLSEIYSKPVIEYLERCHGKVFFQKKAEKINIENNRVKEIIFKDGSVVQSDFYVLALPFYELLEILPRQVIEQNNLDPLRNLESSPITGIHLFFEEPITEIESAMLLDRKIQWVFNKTRNFKKWVGKGQYLQLVISASREFIPLSKKEVLELVMKELEEFFPKARKVKLKRAIVFKELYATFSPTPQCDTFRPEQKTKIANLWMVGDWTKTDWPATMESAVLSGNLAAEDMMNL
- the shc gene encoding squalene--hopene cyclase encodes the protein MSLETLQLKSEKSLEERVEQAIDSARNHLLSLQHPQGHWVAELKADTTLPSDYILMMHFMEIQNPEKIRKLSNFILKNQLLDGSWNIYPNGPGDISATVKAYAAFKLAGYAAHEPFMKKAREAISRLGGVEACNSFTKIYLALIGEYNWSAVPVIPPEIVLFPNWFYFNIYEISSWSRAIVIPLSIMSAVRPVRPVLPGRGIDELFEGAKRPKKIHFSKENIFNWKNFFLLIDQILKGYEKSPVKPFRKLVVKKAASWMLERLQMSDGLAAIYPAMVNSVFALSVLGYDRHHHLVKRALQQLEELEVVEGDMIWLQPCFSPVWDTGLSLVSLTESKMDPGHPSLKKAAQWLLDKEVKHSGDWKVKNPKIMPGGWYFEFQNEFYPDVDDTIIVLLALKRLHDQAASWPQDLIVEIESAMRRGLLWVKSMQNQDGGWGSFDRDNDRMIFTKIPFADHNAMLDPSSADITGRVLEMFSAFSWDKKNTQCAKAIKYLKGEQESDGSWYGRWGVNYIYGTWQVLKGLNCIGEDMTNPLYQKAAEWLRSVQNQDGGWGESCLSYDDPSQKAKGPSTPSQTAWALMGLFASGDTTSQNVQQGITYLLKTQKKDSSWDEIPFTGTGFPRVFYIKYEYYKIYFPLFALAYYARLKETARS